One Chengkuizengella sediminis DNA segment encodes these proteins:
- the spo0A gene encoding sporulation transcription factor Spo0A — translation MQQKIQVLLADDNREFTNLLSEYISEQEDMEVMGIAFHGEEVIDLIEQGKTPDVLIVDIIMPHLDGLGVLEKLRELNISPQPKIIMLTAFGQENITQKAVQLGASYYILKPFDFDVLSNRIRQLVNHSSVVSSRSSLSSSSKQNIVPIAKTKNLDANITSIIHEIGVPAHIKGYQYLREAITMVYKNIEILGSITKTLYPAIAEKYKTTPSRVERAIRHAIEVAWTRGNIDSISLLFGYTVNISKSKPTNSEFIAMVADKLRIEHKVS, via the coding sequence GTGCAACAAAAAATTCAAGTGTTATTAGCAGATGACAACAGAGAATTTACAAATTTACTTTCAGAATATATTTCTGAACAGGAAGATATGGAAGTGATGGGGATTGCGTTTCATGGTGAAGAAGTTATCGACTTAATTGAACAAGGAAAAACTCCGGATGTTCTTATCGTTGATATCATAATGCCTCATTTAGACGGTTTAGGGGTATTAGAGAAACTTCGAGAATTAAATATATCACCACAACCAAAAATCATAATGCTCACCGCTTTTGGGCAAGAGAATATTACACAAAAAGCAGTTCAACTAGGTGCTTCTTACTACATATTAAAGCCATTTGATTTTGATGTGTTATCAAATCGAATTAGACAATTAGTCAATCATTCATCTGTTGTTTCATCTCGAAGTTCACTATCATCTTCTTCAAAACAAAATATTGTTCCTATTGCAAAAACGAAAAATCTGGATGCCAATATCACTTCCATTATTCATGAAATTGGTGTACCAGCTCACATTAAAGGGTATCAATATTTACGTGAAGCGATCACAATGGTATATAAAAACATAGAGATATTAGGTTCAATAACTAAAACATTATACCCTGCAATAGCAGAAAAATATAAAACAACACCAAGCCGTGTAGAACGTGCTATAAGACATGCAATTGAAGTAGCATGGACAAGAGGTAATATAGACTCCATCAGCCTTCTATTCGGTTACACAGTGAATATCAGCAAGTCTAAACCTACGAATAGTGAATTTATCGCAATGGTGGCGGATAAGCTAAGGATTGAACATAAAGTTTCTTGA
- a CDS encoding DUF2627 domain-containing protein, whose protein sequence is MKLMISRFIAILLLVIPGFLATYGFLEIKNSIYDYIVTVGNTEVENQIQWGKLMIGILCFSIGVGFIGGWIFFRDQKRNYVAPRFKQKKE, encoded by the coding sequence ATGAAATTAATGATCTCTCGTTTTATAGCTATTTTACTATTAGTGATTCCCGGATTTTTAGCCACATATGGTTTTTTAGAAATAAAAAATTCAATATATGATTATATCGTGACAGTCGGAAATACAGAAGTTGAGAATCAAATCCAATGGGGAAAACTAATGATTGGAATTCTCTGTTTTTCTATAGGCGTTGGATTCATAGGTGGTTGGATTTTTTTCAGAGATCAGAAACGAAACTATGTAGCACCTAGATTCAAACAAAAAAAAGAATAA
- a CDS encoding glycosyltransferase family 2 protein, translating into MQPSVSIIIPAWNEADNIADTLLSLHDLRNCEGKDKWNEIIVVDDGSEDHTFEQAEKWADLIIRHPKNLGKGASLDYGWRKAKNEIIVFLDADLGKTASLTSKLVAPIINAEMDMAIARFPKVNKKAGFGFVKKLAVNGIYWLSGYKTAAPLSGQRAMRKSLLESISLSDGFGIEVGLTIDAVKKGFQLCEVDIAYKHRETGRDWAGFKHRGKQFISVSRTLYHKWRDPVC; encoded by the coding sequence ATGCAGCCATCGGTGTCTATAATTATCCCAGCTTGGAATGAAGCCGACAATATAGCAGATACTTTACTTTCTTTACATGATCTAAGAAATTGTGAAGGAAAAGATAAATGGAATGAGATCATCGTTGTAGATGATGGAAGTGAAGATCATACTTTTGAACAGGCTGAAAAATGGGCGGACTTAATCATAAGACATCCTAAAAATTTAGGAAAAGGTGCATCATTAGATTACGGATGGAGAAAAGCGAAAAATGAAATTATTGTGTTTTTAGATGCTGATTTAGGTAAAACAGCATCTTTGACTTCAAAGTTAGTAGCACCGATTATTAACGCTGAAATGGACATGGCGATCGCACGTTTCCCAAAGGTAAATAAAAAAGCAGGATTTGGATTTGTTAAAAAACTAGCGGTCAATGGGATATATTGGTTAAGTGGTTATAAAACAGCAGCACCTTTGTCCGGTCAAAGGGCGATGCGGAAAAGTTTGTTGGAGTCGATATCTTTGTCTGATGGGTTTGGGATTGAGGTAGGTTTAACGATAGATGCGGTTAAAAAAGGTTTTCAATTATGCGAGGTAGATATCGCATATAAACATCGAGAAACTGGTAGAGATTGGGCAGGGTTTAAACATAGAGGTAAACAATTTATATCAGTCTCAAGAACCTTATATCACAAATGGCGTGACCCTGTATGTTAA
- a CDS encoding CsxC family protein: MGAKVTPILCDCTSQSQSLCPDKIKVDVVVGELSLQIDLEADIELDTPAIDIKDIDKKVVLEQCEFVSVNISSSKCDCGVVNGKVFLGGYVRKNIRYSTVDYAHDDGVCGGIRHCTVNVPFHCVVPVEDSNVSMSHTEKGTMDFHGRKFQEFNQTISEPYNEPVECCIDNVTFNEKDLFRNQVPLSYGPKTEKSFCVIREKMVILLDLTLIQKRKVESCLIISPSASC, translated from the coding sequence ATGGGTGCCAAAGTAACCCCAATTTTATGTGATTGTACTTCTCAATCTCAATCTTTATGCCCTGATAAAATAAAAGTGGATGTCGTTGTAGGAGAATTGAGCTTGCAAATTGATTTAGAGGCAGATATAGAGTTGGATACTCCAGCAATTGATATAAAGGATATTGATAAGAAAGTTGTTCTTGAACAATGTGAATTTGTCTCAGTAAATATCAGTTCGTCAAAATGTGATTGTGGTGTAGTGAATGGGAAAGTTTTTTTAGGCGGCTATGTTAGAAAAAACATTAGATATTCTACTGTAGACTATGCACATGATGATGGAGTTTGTGGTGGGATTAGGCACTGTACAGTAAATGTTCCATTTCATTGTGTAGTTCCAGTTGAGGATTCAAATGTTAGCATGTCGCATACGGAAAAAGGCACCATGGATTTTCATGGTCGTAAGTTTCAAGAGTTTAATCAAACCATTTCTGAACCTTATAATGAACCTGTTGAATGTTGTATAGATAATGTTACATTTAACGAAAAGGATTTGTTCAGAAATCAGGTGCCATTATCCTATGGTCCTAAAACAGAAAAATCATTTTGTGTCATTAGGGAAAAAATGGTTATCCTGTTGGATTTAACTTTAATTCAAAAACGAAAAGTAGAATCATGTTTAATTATTTCTCCTAGCGCAAGTTGTTAG
- the dxs gene encoding 1-deoxy-D-xylulose-5-phosphate synthase gives MELDQINHPNDIKNISINELEDLAQQIREFLIQKLSLTGGHLAPNLGVVELTLVLHHLFESPKDKLIFDVGHQSYVHKILTGRKDEFDTLRQYKGLCGYIKRSESEHDVWEAGHSSTSLSAAMGMALARDLKGEKNNVIALIGDGAMTGGMALEALNHIGHEKKKMIVVLNDNEMSIAPNVGAIHNYLSKIRADKHYLKAKEEAQQLLKKIPKVGGTLAKSVERLKDSMKYLIVSGVLFEELGFNYIGPIDGHNIELLLQAFKQADKIDGPVLVHVVTVKGKGYSPAEIDSHKWHGVGPYKLESDQDEKQKKAQTVPSYSNVFSKALIDLAKEDERIVGVTAAMPSGTTLNKFAHHFPDRMIDVGIAEQHATTMSAGLADLGMKPVFAVYSTFLQRAYDQLVHDVCRQNLNVVFAIDRAGLVGDDGETHQGAYDLAYLNHIPNIVIMVPKDENELQHMVKTAIDYNEGPIAFRYPRGSGFGVEMDKEKKALPIGSWEVVRDGDQVSVLAVGPMVKLAEEAADELAKENIQLEVINARFVKPLDHSMLQDLANDNKALITLEEGSIKGGLGSAILEFYAEEEIYHMRIKQMGYPDYFVEHGSVKYQRKEIGLTVENIIEKVKHLCNQKSEVNT, from the coding sequence GTGGAACTCGATCAAATTAATCATCCCAATGATATAAAAAATATCTCTATAAATGAACTGGAAGATTTAGCTCAGCAAATAAGAGAGTTTTTAATTCAAAAACTTTCTCTTACAGGAGGTCATCTTGCACCAAACTTAGGTGTGGTGGAATTAACGCTTGTATTACATCACCTGTTTGAAAGTCCAAAGGATAAACTCATCTTTGATGTAGGTCATCAATCCTATGTGCATAAAATTTTAACAGGCAGGAAAGATGAGTTTGATACACTTAGACAATATAAAGGTTTATGTGGGTATATTAAACGTTCTGAAAGTGAACATGATGTTTGGGAAGCAGGACATAGCAGCACTTCATTATCTGCTGCGATGGGTATGGCCTTGGCACGTGATTTAAAAGGAGAAAAGAACAATGTCATTGCTTTAATTGGAGATGGTGCAATGACTGGAGGTATGGCTCTAGAGGCTTTAAATCATATAGGGCATGAGAAGAAAAAAATGATTGTTGTTTTGAATGATAACGAGATGTCTATAGCCCCAAATGTAGGAGCGATTCATAACTATCTAAGCAAAATCCGAGCAGACAAGCATTATTTAAAAGCGAAAGAAGAAGCTCAACAATTACTTAAAAAAATACCAAAAGTAGGCGGTACATTAGCTAAATCTGTGGAGCGTCTAAAGGACAGTATGAAATATTTAATTGTTTCGGGTGTTTTATTTGAGGAATTGGGCTTTAATTATATAGGTCCCATAGATGGACATAATATTGAACTGCTATTGCAAGCTTTTAAACAAGCAGATAAAATTGATGGTCCTGTTCTTGTACATGTTGTGACTGTAAAAGGAAAGGGTTATTCGCCTGCGGAAATTGATTCTCATAAATGGCATGGGGTAGGTCCATATAAATTAGAATCTGATCAGGATGAAAAGCAAAAAAAAGCACAAACAGTACCTAGTTATTCAAACGTATTCTCTAAAGCTTTAATCGATTTAGCTAAAGAAGATGAACGAATTGTAGGAGTGACTGCCGCAATGCCTAGCGGGACCACTTTAAATAAATTTGCTCATCATTTTCCTGACCGAATGATTGATGTAGGTATTGCAGAACAGCATGCAACAACCATGAGTGCGGGATTAGCTGATTTAGGTATGAAGCCTGTTTTTGCAGTATATTCCACGTTTTTACAAAGAGCGTACGATCAACTTGTTCATGATGTATGCAGGCAAAATTTGAATGTCGTTTTTGCTATTGACCGTGCTGGATTAGTCGGTGATGACGGGGAGACACACCAGGGGGCATATGACTTAGCTTATCTAAATCATATTCCAAATATCGTTATTATGGTACCAAAGGATGAGAATGAACTTCAGCATATGGTGAAAACTGCAATAGATTATAATGAGGGACCTATTGCATTCCGTTATCCACGAGGATCAGGTTTTGGTGTGGAAATGGATAAAGAGAAAAAAGCTTTGCCGATTGGTTCTTGGGAAGTAGTTAGAGACGGTGATCAAGTTTCTGTTTTAGCTGTAGGACCTATGGTAAAACTAGCAGAAGAAGCAGCTGATGAATTAGCTAAAGAAAATATCCAATTAGAGGTCATCAATGCACGGTTTGTGAAACCTTTAGATCATTCCATGCTTCAAGACTTGGCAAATGATAATAAAGCATTGATTACTTTAGAGGAAGGTTCCATCAAGGGTGGACTTGGAAGTGCTATTCTTGAATTTTATGCAGAAGAAGAAATTTATCATATGAGGATTAAACAAATGGGTTACCCAGATTATTTTGTCGAACACGGCAGTGTCAAATATCAACGTAAGGAAATCGGATTAACAGTTGAAAACATCATTGAAAAAGTAAAACATCTATGTAATCAAAAAAGTGAAGTAAACACATAA
- the ahrC gene encoding transcriptional regulator AhrC/ArgR, producing the protein MKGQRLIKIRELITNHDIETQEELVSSLKEAGFNVTQATVSRDIKELHLIKVPLNDGRYKYAIPVEKKFNPIHKLKRSLVDNFLHIDAADNLLVMKCLPGTANAIGSLLDNLEWNEILGCICGDDTILIICRTKEQSIEVKDKLIAMLP; encoded by the coding sequence ATGAAAGGACAAAGATTGATAAAGATTAGAGAATTAATTACAAATCATGACATAGAAACACAGGAGGAATTAGTATCCTCCTTAAAAGAAGCTGGCTTTAACGTAACTCAAGCAACAGTATCTAGAGATATTAAGGAGCTTCATCTCATTAAAGTTCCTTTAAACGATGGTAGATATAAATATGCAATCCCTGTGGAGAAAAAGTTTAATCCGATTCATAAATTAAAAAGATCATTAGTTGATAATTTTCTTCATATCGATGCTGCAGATAATTTATTAGTTATGAAATGTCTACCTGGAACTGCGAATGCAATCGGTTCTTTATTAGACAATTTAGAATGGAATGAAATACTTGGCTGTATTTGTGGAGATGACACGATCCTTATTATTTGTAGAACGAAGGAGCAGAGTATAGAAGTTAAGGATAAACTTATTGCTATGCTGCCTTAA
- the spoIVB gene encoding SpoIVB peptidase, with protein MFVKRLIGLLLVFFICIFGLSSPFQSYASFPTELRLFSGQGKQLDFTMPVHAQLTVQDPTVLKVNGQSKPSFQLDLNEPISIQSNEIGHTEMQLKLFGKIPFKKVSVNIMPDLKVIPGGQTIGVKLKSDGVLVVGHHLVSSSEENKISPGEKAKVKLGDLITEINQQKITKVSKVSDFVNDAGKKGQAINLTLLRNGKELNVKLKPVFDVEDNKYRLGLYIRDSAAGVGTLTFYSSDLKKYGALGHTITDMDTNTPIVVGEGEIVHSKVTSISKSKNGIPGEKRAILSNQGKVLGDIIKNTPFGIFGNMGELPDHGKIKKALPVAFAEEIKKGPAQILTVVDGQKVEAFDIEIKHIAEQNAPATKGMIIKITDPRLIEKTGGIVQGMSGSPIIQDGKIVGAVTHVFVNDPTSGYGCFIEWMLKDADIMENINKNNEGSAA; from the coding sequence TTGTTCGTAAAAAGATTGATTGGACTTCTGCTCGTTTTCTTCATTTGTATCTTTGGTTTATCTTCTCCATTTCAAAGTTATGCATCATTTCCGACTGAATTAAGGTTATTTTCTGGTCAAGGAAAGCAGCTGGATTTTACGATGCCTGTTCATGCTCAGCTCACTGTTCAAGACCCAACTGTTTTAAAAGTTAATGGGCAATCTAAACCTTCGTTTCAGTTGGATTTAAATGAACCCATTTCCATACAGTCAAATGAGATTGGACACACTGAAATGCAGTTGAAATTATTTGGTAAGATCCCTTTTAAAAAAGTAAGTGTAAATATTATGCCTGATTTAAAGGTTATTCCAGGCGGACAAACAATTGGGGTAAAGTTGAAATCTGATGGGGTTTTAGTTGTAGGACACCACCTCGTATCATCATCTGAGGAGAATAAAATTTCTCCAGGAGAAAAAGCAAAGGTAAAATTAGGAGATTTAATAACCGAAATCAATCAACAAAAAATTACTAAAGTAAGTAAAGTTTCTGATTTTGTGAATGATGCTGGCAAAAAAGGACAAGCAATAAATTTAACTTTATTAAGAAACGGAAAAGAACTTAATGTAAAGTTAAAACCTGTTTTTGATGTAGAGGATAATAAATATCGATTAGGACTATACATTCGTGATTCAGCTGCGGGTGTAGGAACCCTTACATTTTATTCCTCTGATTTAAAAAAATATGGAGCATTAGGACATACGATTACAGATATGGATACAAATACTCCAATCGTTGTAGGTGAAGGCGAAATTGTACACTCTAAAGTCACATCGATTTCTAAAAGTAAAAACGGTATACCAGGTGAAAAAAGAGCTATATTATCAAATCAAGGTAAAGTATTAGGAGATATTATTAAAAACACACCATTTGGAATCTTTGGAAATATGGGTGAGTTGCCCGATCACGGTAAAATTAAAAAAGCACTGCCTGTAGCATTTGCTGAAGAAATAAAAAAAGGACCTGCTCAAATTTTAACCGTTGTAGATGGTCAAAAAGTTGAAGCATTTGATATTGAAATCAAACATATTGCTGAACAAAATGCACCAGCTACAAAAGGAATGATCATTAAAATTACCGATCCACGTTTAATTGAAAAAACAGGTGGGATTGTACAAGGAATGAGTGGTAGTCCAATTATTCAAGATGGGAAAATTGTAGGTGCTGTTACTCACGTTTTTGTAAATGATCCAACCTCTGGGTATGGGTGTTTTATTGAATGGATGTTAAAAGATGCAGATATTATGGAAAATATAAACAAAAATAATGAAGGTTCTGCTGCTTAG
- the steA gene encoding putative cytokinetic ring protein SteA codes for MKLWNQLNKKDFLSLQGTVQVDEITKHLLMTIKPKQIAVIKHQDIDEIAARDIVRCKVKAVINAGETMTGSYPTKGPLILLNAGIPILEIDNVFFEKFSDNQFVKINSSHILVKGIQIPFVMFTEDKYEQLIQISYKNLPSNLNSFIDNTLQYAQKEKGFVVQPLKIPKLKTSVKNRPVVIVVRGKDYRNDLLAIKDFVEDMKPVLIGVDGGADALLEHGYHPHLVIGDMDSISNHALLSGSEIIVHAYPNGNAPGLERIQSLGLEAKKISAAGTSEDIAMLLAYEKKAEMIITLGAHSHMIDFLEKGRKGMSSTLLVRMKIGDKLIDAKGVSKLYQRNVKFRSMWPLPLAALFPIVIMAYVHPGVRDIVHMFWIYIKLSVF; via the coding sequence GTGAAGCTATGGAACCAACTAAACAAGAAGGACTTCCTCTCTCTACAAGGTACTGTTCAAGTTGATGAAATTACAAAACATCTGCTCATGACCATTAAACCTAAACAAATCGCAGTTATTAAACATCAAGATATTGATGAAATTGCAGCAAGGGACATAGTTCGATGTAAAGTGAAAGCGGTTATTAATGCTGGTGAAACAATGACTGGCAGTTATCCAACAAAAGGTCCGCTTATTTTATTAAATGCCGGTATACCCATTTTAGAAATAGACAACGTTTTTTTTGAGAAATTTTCAGACAATCAATTCGTAAAAATTAATTCATCTCACATTCTTGTTAAGGGTATTCAAATTCCTTTTGTTATGTTTACTGAAGACAAGTATGAACAATTAATTCAAATCAGTTATAAAAATTTGCCAAGTAATTTAAATAGTTTTATTGACAACACACTACAGTATGCTCAGAAAGAGAAGGGTTTTGTAGTTCAACCTCTGAAAATCCCAAAGTTGAAAACATCAGTTAAAAATAGACCTGTGGTTATTGTAGTTAGGGGAAAAGACTACAGAAACGATCTTCTAGCAATTAAAGATTTTGTAGAAGATATGAAACCTGTATTGATTGGAGTTGACGGTGGGGCTGATGCTTTGTTGGAGCATGGTTATCACCCTCATCTTGTCATTGGTGATATGGATAGCATCTCAAATCATGCTCTTTTATCTGGATCAGAAATTATCGTTCATGCTTATCCTAATGGGAATGCTCCTGGGCTTGAAAGAATTCAATCTCTAGGATTAGAAGCAAAAAAGATTTCAGCAGCAGGAACTAGTGAAGATATAGCCATGTTGTTAGCTTATGAGAAGAAGGCTGAAATGATCATAACGTTGGGTGCACATTCACATATGATTGATTTTTTAGAAAAAGGGAGAAAGGGAATGTCCAGTACTTTACTTGTCAGAATGAAAATAGGTGACAAATTAATTGATGCAAAGGGTGTAAGCAAGTTATATCAACGAAATGTAAAATTCAGAAGTATGTGGCCTCTTCCATTAGCAGCACTTTTCCCTATTGTAATTATGGCATATGTTCATCCTGGAGTTAGAGACATTGTTCATATGTTCTGGATTTATATTAAACTATCCGTTTTCTAG
- the recN gene encoding DNA repair protein RecN, translated as MLIECSIRNLAIIEEANIQFLNGFHVFTGETGAGKSMIIDALSLIIGGRGSSEFVRHGSQKAEIECLFHLEKDHPVINVLIKFGIEIDETENLIIRREITTQGKSTSRVNGVLVNLSMLREIGECLINIHGQHEHQSLLNVDQHLLWLDLFGDEKIKNLKTKYQSIYKRYTMVQTDLRQLEESDKQLLQMKDLYSFQIDEIEKAQLKMGEDEFLTVEKHKLANAEKMYDGINKAYQLLFGTEQTLDSIGKAVSNIEHISHYDQKVLQPLLEQIQSAYYQIEDSSFGLREYRENIEFNPSRLDEIEQRLALIASLKRKYGENLEEILNYVEKIKSDLEQMENKDVKIQELEEEKEIILNELRKSAKQLSDKRRKISNQLSKKIELELCDLQMEKTKFDVHMSNDMSHFTKEGWDHIEFMISPNPGEPLRPLHKIASGGEMSRIMLALKTIFSKMDRIPVLIFDEVDTGVSGRAAQAIAEKMSMLSKECQVFSITHLPQVACMADAHYLIRKSIENDRTFTHVSHLHEEHRINEMARMLGGVEVTKTTEHHAKEMLVMADKKKEQRNHLQL; from the coding sequence ATGCTAATTGAATGCTCTATTCGTAACTTGGCTATAATAGAAGAAGCAAACATCCAATTTCTAAATGGATTCCATGTTTTCACAGGTGAAACAGGTGCTGGAAAATCAATGATTATTGATGCATTAAGTTTGATTATTGGTGGTAGAGGATCATCTGAATTTGTTAGACATGGATCTCAAAAAGCAGAGATTGAATGTTTATTTCACTTGGAGAAAGATCATCCAGTAATAAATGTACTTATAAAATTTGGAATAGAAATTGATGAAACTGAAAACTTAATCATTCGAAGGGAAATTACAACTCAAGGAAAAAGTACATCAAGAGTAAACGGCGTATTAGTCAATTTATCTATGTTACGTGAAATAGGGGAATGTTTAATCAATATCCACGGGCAGCATGAACACCAATCATTATTAAATGTTGATCAACATTTATTGTGGTTGGATTTATTTGGTGATGAAAAAATTAAGAATTTAAAAACTAAATATCAATCTATCTATAAGAGATACACAATGGTTCAAACTGATTTGAGACAACTAGAAGAATCGGACAAGCAACTTTTACAAATGAAAGATCTATATTCTTTTCAAATTGACGAAATTGAAAAAGCACAGTTAAAAATGGGAGAAGATGAATTTTTAACTGTAGAAAAGCACAAACTAGCTAATGCAGAGAAAATGTATGATGGAATAAATAAAGCATATCAGCTCCTATTTGGAACAGAACAAACATTAGATTCTATAGGAAAAGCTGTTTCAAATATTGAGCATATATCTCACTATGATCAGAAAGTGTTACAACCTTTATTAGAACAAATACAATCTGCATATTATCAGATTGAGGATTCATCATTTGGTTTAAGGGAATATCGGGAAAATATAGAGTTTAACCCGTCTCGTCTTGATGAAATTGAACAAAGACTTGCTTTGATAGCATCCCTAAAAAGGAAGTATGGAGAAAATCTCGAAGAAATTTTGAATTATGTGGAGAAAATAAAATCTGATCTTGAGCAAATGGAAAATAAAGATGTTAAAATTCAGGAGCTCGAAGAAGAAAAAGAAATTATTTTAAATGAGTTGAGGAAATCAGCTAAACAATTGTCAGACAAAAGAAGAAAAATATCAAATCAATTGTCAAAAAAAATTGAATTAGAACTATGTGATTTACAGATGGAGAAGACCAAGTTTGATGTACATATGTCTAATGATATGAGTCATTTTACTAAAGAAGGATGGGATCATATTGAGTTTATGATTTCACCAAATCCAGGAGAACCATTAAGACCACTACATAAAATAGCTTCTGGTGGAGAAATGTCTCGTATTATGCTTGCTTTAAAAACCATTTTTTCTAAAATGGATCGGATACCAGTATTAATATTTGATGAAGTAGATACAGGAGTAAGTGGACGGGCTGCTCAAGCAATAGCAGAAAAAATGTCAATGTTGTCAAAGGAATGTCAGGTGTTTTCCATTACTCATTTACCACAAGTTGCCTGTATGGCAGATGCACATTATCTAATTCGTAAGTCCATTGAAAACGATAGAACCTTTACCCATGTAAGTCATTTACATGAAGAACATCGAATTAATGAAATGGCACGAATGCTTGGTGGTGTTGAAGTGACAAAAACAACGGAACATCATGCCAAAGAAATGCTTGTCATGGCCGATAAGAAAAAGGAACAGAGGAATCATTTACAATTATAA
- a CDS encoding TlyA family RNA methyltransferase, translating into MQADKERIDILLTELGHFDSREKAKAAIMAGLVFVNEERVEKAGTKIPRNTTQIRIKGNLHPYVSRGGLKLEKAIHAFNLHLEGSVALDIGASTGGFTDCALQNGASYVYAIDVGYNQLDWSLRKSSQVKVMERTNFRYVKKEDLQGPTPTFASIDVSFISLRLILPTLKEILDEKGTIVALVKPQFEAGRDKVGKSGVIKDPQIHREVLITVLEMAQQLGLYLQGLTYSPIKGGEGNIEFLACWNTSNELNKTIVQSDHFSKLIDEVLNQAKELSN; encoded by the coding sequence ATGCAAGCAGATAAAGAACGGATTGATATTTTATTAACTGAATTAGGACATTTCGATAGCAGAGAGAAGGCAAAAGCAGCTATTATGGCAGGTCTTGTTTTTGTAAATGAAGAGCGGGTTGAAAAAGCAGGTACTAAGATACCAAGAAATACTACCCAAATTCGAATAAAAGGAAATTTGCACCCCTACGTAAGTAGAGGAGGTTTAAAACTTGAAAAAGCAATTCATGCTTTTAATCTCCACTTGGAAGGTAGTGTAGCTTTAGATATTGGAGCATCAACGGGTGGGTTTACTGATTGCGCACTGCAAAATGGGGCATCATACGTATATGCGATTGATGTAGGTTATAATCAACTTGATTGGTCCCTACGTAAATCTTCTCAAGTAAAAGTAATGGAACGTACTAATTTTCGATATGTTAAAAAAGAGGACTTACAAGGTCCAACACCAACTTTTGCTTCTATAGATGTTAGTTTTATTTCATTACGTTTGATTTTACCAACATTAAAGGAAATATTAGATGAAAAGGGAACAATCGTAGCACTTGTGAAACCTCAGTTTGAAGCAGGACGTGATAAAGTCGGGAAATCAGGAGTTATCAAGGACCCTCAAATTCATAGAGAGGTATTAATCACTGTATTAGAAATGGCTCAACAATTAGGTTTATATTTACAAGGTTTAACTTATTCACCCATTAAAGGCGGAGAAGGAAACATAGAATTTTTAGCATGTTGGAATACTTCTAATGAATTGAATAAGACTATCGTGCAATCTGATCACTTCTCAAAATTAATTGATGAAGTTCTTAATCAAGCTAAAGAATTATCGAATTAA
- a CDS encoding copper transporter yields MVSSRYYIITIISIFLALGIGILIGSTLGQQWIHHTEESIAERFMEKYESQLSINQELQKQVGSLQLLNQKTIPIFQHKKMMWMSSEDVNKDMLAFAIQSVGGEWLEAPMKETPDLIMVSEEQQFELITNQMKDWNSLNKQSNPIIIQVSSNVLPFDEPQKIVNFMMYIKKIMEEETHAAIGVYNYPSLE; encoded by the coding sequence ATGGTTTCAAGTCGATATTATATTATTACGATCATTTCCATTTTCCTTGCTTTAGGAATTGGAATATTGATTGGCAGTACATTAGGTCAACAATGGATTCATCATACAGAAGAAAGCATAGCTGAAAGATTTATGGAGAAGTATGAATCACAGTTGTCTATCAACCAAGAACTACAAAAACAAGTTGGTTCGTTACAACTGTTGAATCAAAAAACGATCCCTATTTTTCAACATAAAAAAATGATGTGGATGAGCTCTGAAGATGTCAATAAAGATATGCTCGCTTTTGCAATTCAATCAGTGGGTGGCGAGTGGCTTGAGGCCCCTATGAAGGAAACACCAGATCTTATTATGGTTTCTGAAGAACAACAATTTGAATTGATAACTAATCAAATGAAAGATTGGAATTCGTTAAATAAACAATCAAACCCTATTATCATTCAAGTTAGTTCTAATGTATTACCTTTTGATGAGCCCCAGAAAATTGTTAATTTCATGATGTATATTAAAAAAATAATGGAGGAAGAAACACATGCAGCCATCGGTGTCTATAATTATCCCAGCTTGGAATGA